One window from the genome of Amaranthus tricolor cultivar Red isolate AtriRed21 chromosome 9, ASM2621246v1, whole genome shotgun sequence encodes:
- the LOC130823186 gene encoding uncharacterized protein LOC130823186 — protein MVSSAWLRRQLLQNLEANLDVPVDSVQRLCILCRQLLQNLEANLDVQIDSVQRLCIEKYRIHVKLRLLYKVKSLAREQLHVGFAESYPTLPKYTEMIKSTNPGSYALVTWTESLKFKACFINFATQVRGFLNDGAHLSGYYKGIMLTAVAIDRNNEMFELAYGVVDIESIDSRTYFFKNLRCLFAQYGYQKDDWTFISGRMRGLNQHCLRCSQELPGEYAASICTQIAGWSGTSFHKQFWIAIKEFDATTYDYLTNVEKQWSVHMFDTTVCCDHNTTNFVESFNAITKANRDMPVLTLLEAVRNWCMKRMDSRFDKAVDMEPNELTEHAKGVLATRTDEFRFYHVTAAGGGEFEVRDDHVKFPVTLGNMTCGCGKWQGSGIPCKHGLRVIYNQRLDPKDFVSPFYKGSAYKLTYGDHIHPMADPTH, from the exons ATGGTCTCTTCAGCATGGCTACGCAGACAATTGTTACAAAACTTAGAGGCAAACCTAGATGTCCCAGTTGATTCAGTGCAGAGGCTGTGCATACTATGCAGACAATTGTTACAAAACTTAGAGGCAAACCTAGATGTCCAAATTGATTCAGTGCAGAGGCTGTGCATAGAAAAGTACAGGATCCATGTGAAGTTGAGATTGTTATACAAAGTGAAGAGTTTAGCTAGAGAACAATTACATGTTGGGTTTGCTGAGTCCTATCCAACTCTTCCAAAATACACTGAAATGATAAAGTCCACAAATCCTGGGTCTTATGCTCTGGTTACATGGACTGAGAGTTTGAAATTCAAGGCCTGTTTCATAAATTTTGCAACTCAAGTGAGAGGATTCTTAAATGATGGTGCACATTTAAGTGGGTATTACAAAGGGATTATGCTCACTGCAGTTGCAATAGATCGGAATAATGAGATGTTTGAGTTAGCCTATGGGGTTGTTGACATAGAGAGTATAGATTCCAGGacttatttcttcaaaaacttaAGATGTCTGTTTGCTCAGTATGGATATCAGAAGGATGACTGGACTTTTATCAGTGGCAGGATGAGG GGGTTGAATCAACATTGTTTGAGGTGTTCCCAAGAGCTACCAGGAGAATATGCTGCTAGCATTTGTACTCAAATTGCAGGATGGAGTGGGACATCATTTCATAAGCAGTTTTGGATTGCT ATAAAAGAGTTTGATGCAACAACATATGATTATCTCACAAATGTAGAAAAGCAGTGGAGTGTGCACATGTTTGACACGACAGTTTGTTGTGATCATAACACAACAAACTTCGTAGAGTCATTCAATGCAATAACAAAGGCCAACAGGGACATGCCTGTGTTGACATTGCTGGAAG cTGTTAGGAATTGGTGCATGAAAAGGATGGATTCCAGGTTCGATAAAGCAGTGGACATGGAACCTAATGAGCTAACAGAGCATGCAAAGGGGGTGCTGGCGACTAGGACTGACGAGTTTAGGTTCTACCATGTCACTGCAGCTGGTGGTGGAGAGTTTGAGGTGAGGGATGACCATGTCAAGTTCCCTGTCACCcttggaaatatgacttgtgGGTGTGGGAAATGGCAAGGATCAGGGATCCCTTGCAAGCATGGTCTCAGGGTCATTTACAACCAAAGACTTGATCCTAAGGACTTTGTCTCACCTTTCTACAAGGGGTCTGCATACAAACTCACTTATGGAGACCACATCCACCCCATGGCTGATCCAACTCACTAG